The DNA region GTGGTTGGTCATCTCCTCCATGCGGCCCTTGCGCGCGGCCATCAGCTGGGTGATCGCCCCGACGTACTCCTCGGGGCAGTCGATGGTCAGCGCTTCGAACGGCTCATGCAGCGCGCCGTCGATGGTCCGGGTGACCACCTGGGGCTTGCCGACAGTCAGCTCGAAACCCTCGCGGCGCATCTGCTCGACCAGGATCGCCAGCGCCAACTCGCCGCGGCCCTGCACCTCCCACGCGTCGGGACGACCGATGTCGACCACCCGGATCGACACGTTGCCGACCAGTTCGGCGTCCAGCCGGGACTTCACCATCCGCGCGGTGAGTTTGTGGCCCGACACCTTGCCCGCCAGCGGTGAGGTGTTGGTGCCGATGGTCACCGAGATCGCCGGTTCGTCGACGGTGATCCGGGGCAGCGCATGCGCGTGTTCCGGATCGGCAAGAGTGTCGCCGATCATGATCTCCGGCAGTCCGGCCACCGCCACGATGTCGCCGGCCTCGGCGGCGTCGGTCGGAGCGCGCTCCACACCGACGGTGGCCAGCAGCTCGGTGATCTTGGCATTGGTGATGACGGGGACGCCGTCCACCTCGCGCATCCAGGCCACCTGCTGGCCCTTCTTGAGCCGGCCGTTGTAGATGCGGATCAGCGCCAAACGACCCAGGAAGGCCGACGCGTCGAGGTTGGTCACCAGGGCCTGCAACGGCGCGTCAGGGTCCCCGGCCGGCGGCGGAATGTTGTCCATCAACACCTCGAACAGCGGGTCGAGGTTGTCCCCGGCCGGCACCTCGCCATCGGCAGGCGCGGTGGTGCTGGCCACGCCGGCCCGACCCGAGGCGTACAGCGTCGGCAGGTCCAGTGCCTTCTCCGCGGCGGCCTGCGCTTCGTCGTCGAGATCGGAGGCGACGTCGAGCAGCAGATCGTGGCTTTCCTCGACCACCTCGGCGATGCGCGCGTCGGGGCGGTCGGTTTTGTTGACCACCAGGATCACCGGCAGGTGCGCCGCCAGCGCCTTGCGCAGCACGAAGCGGGTTTGCGGCAGCGGCCCCTCCGAGGCATCGACCAGCAGCAGGACACCGTCGACCATGGACAGACCCCGCTCGACCTCACCGCCGAAATCGGCGTGGCCGGGGGTGTCGATCACGTTGATCACGGTGACGGTGCCGTCACCGTGGTGACGGTGTACAGCGGTGTTCTTGGCCAGGATCGTGATGCCTTTTTCGCGTTCCAGATCGCCGGAGTCCATGATGCGTTCGGTGGCCTCGCCACGTTCGGCGGCCAACGCGCCGGATTGCCGCAGCATCGCGTCGACCAGGGTCGTCTTGCCGTGGTCGACGTGAGCCACAATGGCGACGTTGCGAAAGTTGGGGCGAGAATTCACGCCGGTGATTGTCGCAGTGCGACAC from Mycobacterium sp. SMC-4 includes:
- the typA gene encoding translational GTPase TypA, with translation MNSRPNFRNVAIVAHVDHGKTTLVDAMLRQSGALAAERGEATERIMDSGDLEREKGITILAKNTAVHRHHGDGTVTVINVIDTPGHADFGGEVERGLSMVDGVLLLVDASEGPLPQTRFVLRKALAAHLPVILVVNKTDRPDARIAEVVEESHDLLLDVASDLDDEAQAAAEKALDLPTLYASGRAGVASTTAPADGEVPAGDNLDPLFEVLMDNIPPPAGDPDAPLQALVTNLDASAFLGRLALIRIYNGRLKKGQQVAWMREVDGVPVITNAKITELLATVGVERAPTDAAEAGDIVAVAGLPEIMIGDTLADPEHAHALPRITVDEPAISVTIGTNTSPLAGKVSGHKLTARMVKSRLDAELVGNVSIRVVDIGRPDAWEVQGRGELALAILVEQMRREGFELTVGKPQVVTRTIDGALHEPFEALTIDCPEEYVGAITQLMAARKGRMEEMTNHAAGWVRMDFIVPSRGLIGFRTDFLTETRGTGIANAVFDGYRPWAGEIRARHTGSLVSDRSGTVTPFAMIQLADRGQFFVEPGQDTYEGQVVGINPRAEDLDINITREKKLTNMRSSTADVIETLARPLELDLEKAMEFCAGDECVEVTPEIVRVRKVDLDATTRARNRSRAKARG